In Helianthus annuus cultivar XRQ/B chromosome 9, HanXRQr2.0-SUNRISE, whole genome shotgun sequence, the following are encoded in one genomic region:
- the LOC110876180 gene encoding zinc finger MYM-type protein 1-like, with the protein MSKDVMARFLNKRKADEIGSSSDFVDVNDLPSDPHDRKAIASYNVNQRDDVRRAYLLRGPCQPTGIKYPTSTFQGKELRKFKQEWYDRKEYKGWLEYSIKSDRVFCLCCYLFRSEFGDHRDTFVLNGYNNWKKVHEVLTKHVGLVNSAHNKCFQKCADLLNEKQVVNTQWDKRTPKEKRDYKLRLSASTLLGKRLLNGGLAFRGHDESKDSLNKGNFLELLELMGEMNEELGKVILENAPANNQMTSPKIQADIKHCYAQEVLKQIFEDLGDDVFSLLVDESCDVSKKEQMVVVIRYVDKVGIVKERFIGLVHVKETSALTLKSAIDDMLARYGLSLKRIRGQGYDGASNMSGEFNGLRALILKENVSAFYIHCFAHQLQLVVVAVAHKHTPIWRVFETITCLTNAVCASSKRQDMLRESQRRQLEKIEDVLCTGSGLNQEMTLSRPGDTRWNSHYKTLSRLITLYPNIMEVLGCIVETGQTLPCSRQADGLLEDMKKYDFVFYIHLMEHILNVTHTLSQCLQRKEQDLMNAVKLVSSTKNQLEKFRLEGFNEFLEKVNSFCDMYELEVKNLDDEYINPRWPRRKTNISNRHYYEYDCFNAVLDLQIQEFGNRFNEVTSELLLCISCLSPCDNFSAFDIPNILKLAGKYPYDFDEAEKRRLPVQLRNYIDFVKKDKQFANLDACSRITRRNRNR; encoded by the exons ATGAGTAAAGATGTTATGGCGCGATTTCTCAACAAGAGGAAAGCGGATGAAATTGGATCATCTTCCGATTTTGTTGATGTGAATGATCTTCCCTCGGATCCTCATGATCGCAAGGCGATAGCATCATACAACGTGAATCAACGAGATGATGTTAGAAGGGCATACCTACTAAGAGGACCATGTCAACCAACGGGTATTAAATATCCAACATCAACGTTTCAAGGTAAAGAGTTGAGAAAATTCAAACAAGAATGGTATGACCGAAAGGAATACAAGGGATGGTTAGAGTATAGTATAAAATCGGATCGTGtgttttgcttatgttgttaCTTGTTTAGGTCCGAATTTGGTGATCATAGAGACACATTTGTTTTGAACGGGTATAACAATTGGAAAAAAGTACATGAGGTACTTACAAAACATGTTGGGTTAGTTAATAGTGCCCACAACAAATGTTTCCAAAAGTGTGCCGATTTACTTAACGAAAAGCAAGTGGTAAACACACAATGGGACAAAAGGACCCCTAAGGAGAAACGTGATTACAAACTTAGATTAAGTGCTTCTACTTTGCTTGGAAAAAGGTTGTTGAATGGCGGTTTGGCGTTTCGTGGTCATGATGAGTCAAAAGATTCATTAAATAAAGGAAATTTTTTAGAGCTTTTAGAACTAATGGGTGAAATGAATGAAGAGCTTGGTAAGGTTATCTTAGAGAATGCACCGGCGAATAACCAAATGACTAGTCCTAAAATTCAAGCGGACATTAAACATTGTTACGCTCAAGAGGTACTTAAACAAATTTTTGAAGATCTTGGTGATGATGTTTTTTCTTTATTAGTTGATGAATCATGTGATGTTTCAAAAAAAGAACAAATGGTGGTTGTTATTCGTTATGTTGATAAAGTTGGGATTGTTAAGGAGCGTTTTATTGGGCTTGTTCATGTCAAAGAGACAAGCGCATTAACACTTAAATCGGCTATTGATGATATGTTGGCACGTTATGGGTTGAGTTTGAAAAGGATTAGAGGCCAAGGTTACGACGGGGCAAGTAACATGTCAGGTGAGTTTAACGGCTTAAGAGCTCTTATTTTAAAGGAAAATGTTTCGGCTTTCTATATTCATTGTTTTGCACACCAACTTCAATTAGTTGTTGTGGCGGTGGCACACAAACACACACCTATTTGGAGAGTATTTGAAACGATAACATGTTTAACAAATGCCGTTTGTGCATCTTCTAAGCGACAAGACATGCTTCGTGAAAGCCAAAGAAGACAATTGGAAAAAATAGAAGACGTGCTTTGTACCGGAAGTGGGTTGAATCAAGAAATGACACTTTCAAGACCCGGAGATACACGTTGGAATTCCCACTATAAAACGCTTTCGCGTTTGATTACTTTATATCCAAACATTATGGAAGTTCTTGGATGTATAGTAGAAACGGGTCAAACTCTTCCTTGTAGTAGACAAGCGGACGGACTTCTAGAGGATATGAAAAAATACGACTTTGTATTTTACATACACTTGATGGAGCATATTCTAAACGTCACacatacattgtcccaatgtctACAAAGAAAAGAACAAGATTTGATGAATGCGGTTAAATTGGTTTCTTCCACAAAAAACCAACTTGAAAAGTTTAGGTTGGAAGGATTTAATGAGTTCTTGGAGAAGGTTAACTCTTTTTGTGACATGTATGAACTTGAGGTGAAAAATTTAGACGATGAATATATTAACCCAAGATGGCCAAGAAGAAAAACGAACATCTCAAATCGGCACTATTACGAGTATGATTGCTTCAATGCGGTTCTAGATTTGCAAATTCAAGAATTTGGGAACCGTTTTAACGAGGTAACATCGGAACTACTTCTTTGTATCAGTTGTTTGAGTCCGTGTGATAATTTTAGTGCGTTTGACATTCCAAATATACTAAAGTTAGCCGGAAAGTATCCATATGATTTCGATGAAGCCGAAAAACGAAGGCTTCCGGTTCAACTCAGAAACTACATTGATTTTGTGAAAAAAGATAAACAATTCGCCAACTTGGATG CTTGTTCTCGTATTACCCGtcgcaaccgcaaccgttga